A genomic window from Exiguobacterium acetylicum DSM 20416 includes:
- the aroB gene encoding 3-dehydroquinate synthase codes for MIEFDIRLKTSYPVFVGNGALARLSHLSALNKADRIWVITDETVHHLQMNRLQAALADVSPSIDVHISTVAPGENSKSLAVYGALLEEGIRYGMTRRSLILAFGGGMIGDLAGFVAATFLRGIPFIQIPTTLLAHDSSVGGKVGLNLSLGKNLVGAFYQPSGVVYDLTLLQTLPDREWRSGFFELVKHGFLSRPSFADSLLNVSLDTVKGLDLEDWLARGINVKRDIVEQDETEQGMRAFLNYGHTFGHAVEYASLGLSHGEAVGIGLVFVKFLEGNDGQAKQLGQLLHRLGTELPDRQSFETYLELMRRDKKNHQATIRFVLEKEGRFILEAMSEERLRQAFNQTVRCLEWA; via the coding sequence TTGATCGAATTTGATATCCGGTTGAAAACGTCATATCCCGTATTTGTCGGAAATGGGGCATTAGCCCGGTTATCGCATCTTTCAGCGCTAAACAAGGCGGACCGCATCTGGGTCATCACGGATGAAACGGTACATCATTTGCAAATGAATCGATTGCAGGCTGCGTTAGCGGATGTATCACCATCGATCGATGTTCACATCAGCACCGTTGCGCCTGGGGAGAACAGTAAGTCGCTTGCCGTATACGGCGCTCTACTTGAAGAAGGAATTCGGTATGGGATGACACGCCGTAGCCTTATCCTTGCGTTCGGTGGTGGTATGATTGGGGATTTAGCGGGATTCGTCGCGGCAACCTTTTTGCGCGGCATCCCGTTCATTCAAATTCCGACGACACTGTTAGCGCATGATTCAAGTGTTGGTGGAAAGGTTGGTCTCAACCTCTCCCTTGGTAAAAACTTAGTCGGTGCATTTTATCAGCCGAGTGGTGTCGTGTATGATTTAACGCTCCTTCAGACATTACCAGACCGGGAATGGAGAAGTGGCTTCTTTGAGTTAGTCAAGCATGGGTTCCTTTCGCGACCATCATTTGCGGATTCGTTACTCAATGTTTCGCTGGATACTGTTAAAGGACTCGATTTAGAAGACTGGCTCGCACGAGGGATTAATGTGAAACGGGATATCGTCGAACAAGATGAGACGGAGCAAGGGATGCGTGCCTTCTTGAATTATGGACATACATTCGGTCATGCCGTTGAATATGCGAGTCTGGGTCTGTCGCATGGCGAGGCCGTAGGGATCGGACTCGTCTTCGTCAAGTTCTTGGAAGGAAATGACGGACAGGCGAAGCAGCTCGGGCAATTGCTCCACCGTCTCGGAACGGAATTGCCAGATCGACAATCGTTTGAGACCTATCTCGAACTGATGCGTCGCGACAAGAAGAACCACCAAGCAACGATTCGATTCGTCCTTGAAAAAGAAGGACGCTTCATTTTAGAAGCGATGAGCGAAGAACGATTGCGCCAAGCATTCAATCAAACAGTGAGGTGTTTAGAATGGGCTTAA
- the aroC gene encoding chorismate synthase has protein sequence MRYMTAGESHGKGLTVIIDGMPAGLTIDFEAIQREMTRRQGGYGRGRRMQIEQDQIDARGGIRHGYTTGSPISLFIENKDHTHWTQVMQAEPLEEQLERPRTLTRPRPGHADLVGGLKYGHRDLRDVLERSSARETAARVAVGAFAKQLLNELGIEVFSHVRSIGGIDAPWKDPVEHQETIDASPVRCADEMAGQRMMEEIDAAKKEGDTLGGEIEVVVTGMMPGVGSFTQNDLKLDSRIAQAVISVNAMKSVGFGDGYELGRRKGSTVQDEIVHDASGYHRRTNHLGGIEGGMSTGMPIRVQIAMKPIPTLYRPLQSVDIETKEAFTAQIERSDACAVPAASVVLEAVVAFEIAVAILEMFGTSTLDRLQAAVAAYKEEVRTF, from the coding sequence ATGCGTTACATGACAGCAGGAGAATCACACGGAAAAGGGTTGACCGTCATCATCGATGGGATGCCGGCAGGACTCACGATTGATTTTGAAGCCATCCAGCGTGAAATGACACGTCGCCAAGGGGGATACGGACGCGGACGACGGATGCAAATCGAACAAGATCAAATCGATGCACGTGGCGGGATTCGTCACGGGTACACGACGGGATCACCGATCAGTTTGTTCATCGAGAATAAGGATCATACGCACTGGACACAAGTCATGCAAGCAGAACCGCTCGAAGAACAGTTGGAGCGCCCGCGAACGTTGACGCGTCCACGTCCCGGACATGCGGATCTCGTTGGTGGATTGAAGTACGGTCATCGCGACTTACGCGATGTGCTAGAACGTTCTTCCGCTCGTGAGACAGCAGCACGTGTAGCGGTCGGTGCCTTCGCTAAACAATTACTGAATGAACTCGGAATTGAAGTGTTCTCGCACGTACGGTCGATTGGTGGAATCGATGCACCGTGGAAGGATCCCGTCGAACATCAGGAAACGATTGATGCTTCACCCGTTCGTTGTGCAGATGAGATGGCTGGACAACGGATGATGGAGGAAATCGATGCGGCTAAAAAAGAAGGGGATACACTCGGCGGTGAAATCGAAGTCGTCGTGACGGGCATGATGCCTGGCGTCGGGTCCTTCACCCAAAACGATCTAAAGCTCGACAGCCGGATTGCACAAGCTGTCATCAGTGTCAACGCGATGAAATCAGTCGGTTTTGGTGACGGGTATGAACTTGGTCGTCGCAAGGGAAGTACCGTCCAAGATGAAATCGTTCATGATGCATCCGGATATCATCGGCGGACGAATCATCTAGGTGGAATCGAAGGTGGGATGTCGACAGGCATGCCGATTCGCGTCCAAATCGCGATGAAGCCGATTCCGACACTCTATCGTCCACTGCAATCAGTCGATATCGAGACGAAGGAAGCATTCACGGCTCAAATCGAGCGAAGTGATGCCTGTGCCGTTCCAGCCGCATCGGTTGTCCTAGAAGCCGTCGTCGCGTTTGAGATTGCGGTTGCTATCCTTGAAATGTTCGGGACATCGACACTCGATCGTCTTCAGGCTGCCGTCGCTGCTTATAAAGAGGAGGTTCGGACGTTTTGA